Proteins from a single region of Belliella baltica DSM 15883:
- a CDS encoding winged helix-turn-helix domain-containing protein: MLDSLVTSKTRIKLLLKFFSHKNSGYLRALAKEFNESTNSVRVELNRLTDAGLLTTEEEGRLKVYKANEQHPFFSEISNMVAKFLGLDELMEKIVRRMGPVQKAYIIGDYAMGIDSGEIEILLIGQDLDLDYLDFLRDKTYEKLQRKVKVTIQESDPGEGVGIMIFGG; the protein is encoded by the coding sequence TTGCTAGACTCCCTCGTAACTTCCAAAACCCGCATCAAACTCCTCCTCAAATTCTTCTCACATAAGAATTCAGGATACCTAAGGGCACTCGCAAAAGAATTCAACGAATCGACCAACTCAGTTCGTGTCGAACTCAATAGACTCACTGATGCAGGACTGCTGACAACTGAAGAGGAGGGAAGGCTCAAAGTCTATAAAGCCAACGAACAACACCCCTTCTTCTCGGAAATATCAAATATGGTGGCGAAGTTTCTTGGACTCGACGAACTCATGGAAAAGATCGTCCGACGTATGGGACCCGTACAAAAAGCATACATCATCGGCGACTATGCCATGGGTATCGACTCCGGAGAAATAGAAATTCTACTTATCGGACAAGATCTCGACCTTGATTACCTCGATTTCCTCAGAGACAAAACCTACGAGAAACTCCAACGCAAAGTCAAAGTCACCATCCAAGAATCCGACCCCGGTGAAGGAGTGGGCATCATGATCTTCGGAGGGTAA
- a CDS encoding WbqC family protein: protein MKVAISQSNYIPWKGYFDLINSVDHFIFYDDIQYTKRDWRNRNIINTSNGSQWLTIPVSVKGKYEQKISETTTVDNLWKQKHLSTLLHAYKKAPFFGEIYQLLRPLYEDQETNLSKINQRLILSICAYLGINTKLSSSSEYVFQGNKTEKLINIIKQVGGKTYLTGPAARSYIDESLFQAENITLRYFEYGPYPIYDQLNDEFNHQVSIVDLLFFKGPNSGAYIFKK from the coding sequence ATGAAAGTCGCCATTAGCCAGTCTAATTACATTCCTTGGAAAGGGTATTTTGATTTGATAAATTCAGTCGATCATTTTATTTTTTATGACGATATACAATACACCAAAAGAGATTGGAGAAATCGCAACATCATCAATACTTCAAATGGTAGCCAATGGTTGACAATTCCTGTTTCAGTAAAAGGAAAGTATGAGCAGAAAATTTCTGAGACTACTACTGTTGATAATTTATGGAAACAAAAACATTTAAGTACTTTGCTCCATGCATATAAAAAAGCACCTTTTTTTGGAGAAATCTATCAGCTATTAAGACCACTTTACGAGGATCAAGAAACTAATTTATCAAAAATCAATCAACGTTTGATTCTTTCAATATGTGCCTATTTAGGTATAAATACAAAGCTTTCTTCCTCCTCTGAATATGTCTTTCAAGGAAATAAAACTGAGAAATTAATAAATATTATCAAACAGGTAGGTGGAAAAACCTATCTAACTGGACCTGCTGCAAGAAGCTATATTGATGAAAGCCTGTTTCAAGCTGAAAATATAACCCTAAGATATTTTGAATATGGGCCTTATCCTATTTATGATCAATTGAATGATGAATTCAATCATCAGGTGTCTATTGTAGATTTGTTATTTTTCAAAGGTCCTAATAGTGGGGCTTATATCTTTAAAAAATGA
- a CDS encoding polysaccharide ABC transporter ATP-binding protein: protein MSQSIIKVQNISKRYRLGLKEKQADTLIGQLTNIIKSPYENYKRLRQLSKFGEEADESVFWALKDINFEVQQGEVLGIIGKNGAGKSTLLKILSQITEPTSGKIEIHGRVASLLEVGTGFHPELSGRENIYMNGTILGMTRREIDKKLDEIIDFSGVEKFIDTPVKFYSSGMKVRLGFSVAAHLDPEILIIDEVLAVGDYEFQQKCLGKMEDVSKNQGRTVLFVSHNMGAVQKLCSKAILLDNGSISINGNTKRVIDKYFNLNEIISSYENFNDENKTEYWISSIYLNDDNGYSKNIFNHNEPIFININIEFKYIPNKIFLLVTILDLKSNKIFSAEHIIGDKKLNLRINKNFLTRGDYLIQTIIYKPGVTQFELIEKALSFSVVDAGSEFSHLETFDYGYVFGNYNWLKHD from the coding sequence ATGTCTCAATCAATCATCAAAGTCCAAAACATCTCCAAACGCTACCGCCTTGGCTTAAAAGAAAAACAAGCTGATACGCTTATTGGACAATTGACCAACATCATCAAGTCTCCCTATGAGAATTACAAGCGCTTACGTCAACTCAGTAAGTTTGGGGAAGAAGCGGACGAATCAGTTTTCTGGGCACTCAAGGACATCAACTTCGAAGTGCAGCAAGGCGAAGTATTAGGCATCATAGGAAAAAACGGTGCAGGGAAATCTACCTTACTCAAAATTCTCTCCCAAATCACCGAACCTACCTCAGGAAAAATAGAAATTCATGGTAGAGTAGCTTCACTACTGGAAGTAGGTACAGGCTTCCACCCCGAACTCTCAGGTCGAGAAAACATCTACATGAATGGCACCATCTTAGGTATGACAAGAAGAGAGATTGATAAGAAGCTAGATGAAATCATTGATTTCTCAGGAGTAGAGAAGTTTATCGATACTCCTGTCAAGTTTTATTCCTCAGGGATGAAAGTTCGCCTTGGGTTTTCAGTAGCGGCACACTTAGACCCTGAGATTTTGATCATTGATGAGGTGCTTGCAGTAGGGGACTATGAATTCCAGCAGAAGTGTCTAGGAAAAATGGAGGATGTGAGTAAGAATCAAGGAAGGACGGTGTTGTTTGTGAGTCATAATATGGGTGCAGTACAAAAGTTATGTAGTAAAGCAATATTACTTGACAATGGATCGATTTCAATAAATGGAAATACAAAAAGAGTCATTGATAAATATTTTAATTTAAATGAAATCATAAGTAGTTACGAGAACTTTAATGATGAAAATAAAACGGAATATTGGATAAGTTCTATTTATCTGAATGATGATAACGGTTATTCCAAAAATATATTTAACCATAATGAACCAATATTCATTAATATCAATATTGAATTTAAATATATACCAAATAAAATATTTTTGTTGGTTACAATACTAGATCTGAAGAGCAATAAAATATTTTCTGCTGAACATATAATTGGAGATAAAAAACTCAATTTAAGAATTAACAAAAATTTTTTAACTAGAGGAGACTATTTAATACAAACTATAATATATAAACCAGGAGTAACCCAATTTGAATTAATTGAAAAAGCTTTAAGTTTTTCAGTTGTAGATGCTGGTTCAGAATTTAGTCACTTAGAAACATTTGATTACGGGTACGTATTTGGAAATTATAATTGGTTAAAACATGATTAA
- a CDS encoding pectate lyase family protein, whose translation MSIMKNILVTLTFLLINLACKAQELDQNINVPSSESSQVLAFPGADGFGKYTIGGRGGDVYVVTSLEDDGPGTLREAVRKKGPRTIVFAVAGNIELKSVLDINNGDLTIAGQSAPGDGITIQNFPVKIKGDNIIVRFIRSRLGDLYDVQDDAMSSIRNKDVIIDHCSLSWATDECGSFYDNENFTLQWSIISESLNESVHAKGDHGYGGIWGGKKASFHHNLISNHNSRLPRFNGARYHKQPELEIVDFRNNVLYNWKSNSSYAGEEGKHNIVGNYYKFGPATASNKFRIVEPYEPFGTFYLSGNYVFGSEENTKNNWKGIDGVAVEKVAVSSPYESILAFEEKAEKAFESVLNFAGASHRRDAVDARLVLEAKTGESTHGKNANGIIDSQKDVGAWPILKKGEAIIDSDLDGMPDHWEVENGLDPKNPSDSKSKDLHKYYTNLEIYLNSLVNHLYPKKAF comes from the coding sequence ATGTCAATAATGAAAAATATACTTGTAACACTAACCTTTTTGCTAATTAACCTAGCTTGCAAAGCTCAGGAATTGGATCAAAATATAAATGTGCCATCGTCTGAATCAAGCCAAGTTCTAGCCTTTCCGGGTGCAGATGGATTTGGCAAATATACGATTGGTGGGAGAGGGGGAGATGTTTATGTAGTAACTTCATTAGAAGATGATGGTCCTGGTACATTAAGGGAAGCAGTGAGGAAAAAGGGTCCAAGAACCATAGTTTTTGCAGTAGCAGGAAATATAGAACTCAAGTCTGTGCTCGATATCAATAATGGTGACCTGACCATAGCCGGACAATCTGCACCAGGAGATGGAATTACCATTCAAAACTTCCCTGTTAAAATCAAGGGAGATAATATCATCGTTCGCTTTATTAGAAGCAGACTTGGGGATTTGTATGATGTGCAAGATGATGCCATGAGTTCCATCAGAAACAAAGATGTCATCATCGATCATTGTTCATTAAGCTGGGCAACGGATGAATGTGGATCTTTTTATGACAATGAAAACTTCACCTTGCAATGGTCAATAATTTCTGAAAGCCTCAATGAATCTGTTCATGCCAAAGGCGACCATGGCTATGGGGGGATTTGGGGAGGCAAAAAAGCTTCTTTTCACCACAATCTAATTTCTAACCACAACAGCAGACTACCAAGATTCAATGGAGCGAGATACCACAAGCAGCCAGAACTTGAAATTGTTGATTTCAGAAACAATGTATTGTACAATTGGAAGAGCAACAGTTCCTATGCTGGAGAAGAAGGAAAGCATAACATCGTTGGTAACTATTATAAATTTGGCCCAGCTACAGCCTCCAATAAATTTAGAATTGTAGAGCCTTACGAACCTTTTGGAACCTTTTATCTTTCAGGAAATTATGTATTCGGTTCTGAGGAAAATACTAAAAATAACTGGAAAGGAATTGATGGAGTAGCAGTAGAAAAAGTAGCGGTTAGTAGTCCTTACGAGTCAATTTTGGCATTTGAAGAAAAAGCAGAAAAGGCATTTGAATCAGTGTTGAATTTTGCGGGGGCGAGCCATAGGAGAGATGCGGTCGACGCACGATTGGTATTGGAAGCAAAAACAGGTGAAAGTACCCACGGAAAAAATGCCAATGGAATCATCGATTCTCAAAAAGATGTAGGAGCTTGGCCAATCTTAAAGAAGGGGGAAGCCATAATCGATTCTGATCTAGATGGAATGCCCGACCATTGGGAAGTCGAAAATGGTCTTGACCCAAAAAACCCCTCAGACTCAAAATCAAAAGACCTGCATAAGTATTACACCAATTTAGAAATTTATCTCAACAGCCTAGTCAATCACTTATACCCCAAAAAAGCATTCTAA
- a CDS encoding IS3 family transposase — protein MKDRATLVCSDYKGLSIRKQCEVLEVPRSSLYYKPKGENEINLKLMGIMDRHLTDHPTEGVVSMVYLLTGLGFVVGPKRIRRLFRLMGRETLYRRKNLTKSGLREYIRPYLLRNLKIERPNQVWVTDITYIPMQKGFMFLTAVMDVYSRRILSWGISNSQDAKWCKQVIEEAIRENGKPEIVNSDQGSQYTSALWINYLEGLDIKVSMDGKGRALDNVYIERFWKSIKYDYIYLNPSEDGYDLLKGVKWYIEYYNQKVHHTTREKPGERYYGPTRKAA, from the coding sequence ATGAAAGACCGGGCGACATTGGTTTGTTCCGATTATAAGGGGCTTTCTATAAGGAAACAGTGTGAAGTATTGGAGGTTCCCCGAAGCAGTCTATATTACAAACCAAAAGGGGAAAACGAGATCAATCTGAAACTGATGGGAATCATGGACAGGCATCTTACCGATCACCCTACTGAAGGCGTTGTGTCGATGGTCTATCTGTTGACAGGACTGGGCTTCGTTGTCGGCCCAAAGCGCATCAGGAGGCTTTTCAGGCTGATGGGCAGGGAAACCCTTTACAGGAGGAAGAACCTTACCAAATCCGGTTTGCGTGAATATATCAGGCCTTATCTTCTCAGGAACTTAAAGATTGAAAGGCCCAACCAAGTGTGGGTAACCGATATCACCTACATTCCGATGCAGAAGGGGTTTATGTTCCTGACCGCAGTCATGGATGTTTACAGCAGAAGGATACTGTCATGGGGTATATCCAACAGTCAGGACGCCAAATGGTGTAAGCAGGTAATCGAAGAGGCCATCAGAGAAAATGGTAAGCCAGAGATAGTCAATTCCGATCAGGGAAGCCAGTACACATCAGCCTTATGGATCAATTACCTTGAAGGGCTGGATATCAAAGTATCAATGGACGGAAAGGGAAGGGCTTTGGACAATGTATATATTGAAAGGTTCTGGAAGTCGATCAAGTATGATTACATCTATCTGAACCCAAGCGAGGACGGTTATGACCTGCTCAAAGGTGTCAAATGGTATATTGAATATTACAACCAAAAGGTTCATCATACCACTAGGGAGAAGCCTGGGGAAAGATATTATGGGCCAACCCGAAAAGCAGCATAA
- a CDS encoding transposase yields MNKQTRRKFSPEFKAKVALEAIKNQFTLAELSKKFDVSPVIISKWKGEFLDNMSAVFEKDHSKKKEEGPALEQLYAQIGELKVENDFLKKSCKKLGI; encoded by the coding sequence ATGAACAAGCAAACAAGACGAAAGTTTTCTCCTGAGTTCAAGGCAAAAGTGGCCCTTGAAGCAATCAAGAATCAGTTTACATTGGCTGAATTGTCCAAGAAGTTCGATGTTAGCCCTGTGATTATCTCCAAGTGGAAGGGTGAGTTTTTGGATAATATGTCAGCTGTATTTGAAAAGGATCATTCAAAGAAAAAGGAAGAAGGCCCTGCCCTTGAGCAGCTCTATGCCCAGATCGGAGAGCTAAAAGTAGAGAATGACTTTTTAAAAAAAAGCTGCAAGAAACTGGGGATATGA
- a CDS encoding glycosyltransferase translates to MTMTYSIVIPVFRATASLEVIYLKSKELLGKQFSKLILVFDQGKVDSWNKIEELANRYPDIIGIQLNRNFGQHNATICGFQYVDSEYLITMDEDLEHHPTDILKLIIKQKEENADIVYAHLLNRSHNSFRNITSKILNTLLKLGMPELHPHYSGFRLIRTDVAKGVLEMRSSYTFLDGYLTWVTTNVVSVDVEHGRSQSGRSSYKLKDLIRHFINIFVTFSSLPIRLLTSLSFLLFALSSTYAVVIIFNTLMYDTYAAGFPTLITMLGFGFGAILLGLGIIGEYIQRINLKTTHRPVFIVKNTLNSPKR, encoded by the coding sequence ATGACCATGACCTATTCGATTGTAATTCCTGTTTTTAGAGCGACAGCTAGTTTAGAGGTCATTTACCTGAAATCCAAGGAACTGCTTGGTAAACAGTTTTCTAAGCTTATTTTAGTTTTTGACCAAGGGAAAGTCGATTCCTGGAATAAAATAGAAGAACTGGCAAACCGCTACCCTGATATAATAGGGATTCAATTAAACAGGAATTTCGGTCAGCATAATGCAACTATTTGTGGATTTCAATATGTAGATTCAGAATACCTGATCACCATGGATGAAGACTTGGAACATCATCCAACAGATATATTAAAGTTAATTATAAAACAAAAAGAAGAAAACGCAGATATCGTTTATGCCCATCTTTTAAATCGCTCTCACAATTCTTTTAGAAACATTACATCAAAAATCCTAAATACCCTTCTAAAATTGGGCATGCCAGAATTACATCCACACTACAGTGGATTCCGGTTGATTCGGACGGATGTTGCCAAAGGCGTTCTAGAAATGAGAAGTTCTTACACCTTTTTGGATGGATATCTCACTTGGGTGACGACCAATGTAGTAAGTGTTGATGTGGAGCATGGAAGAAGTCAGTCTGGAAGAAGTTCTTATAAACTCAAAGATCTGATCAGGCATTTTATCAATATTTTTGTAACCTTCTCTAGCTTGCCAATTCGACTACTGACCTCGCTTAGTTTCTTGCTATTTGCTTTGAGCTCTACATATGCTGTTGTAATTATCTTCAACACCCTGATGTATGATACCTATGCAGCAGGATTCCCAACTTTGATTACCATGCTAGGATTCGGTTTTGGGGCTATTTTGCTAGGTCTTGGGATCATTGGAGAATACATTCAAAGGATTAATTTGAAGACAACTCACCGCCCTGTCTTTATTGTCAAAAACACACTGAATAGCCCAAAGCGCTAA
- a CDS encoding CatB-related O-acetyltransferase, whose amino-acid sequence MIKKFINLFIKRKKSDKHKIYTNEFSEFKQYEIGSYTYGHPLVLDWNEGTTLKIGKFCSIADDVKIFLGGNHRIDWVSTYPFNILNSDFPSAKKNIGHPATKGDVVIGNDVWIGRGVTILSGCKIGDGAVIAAESVITKSINPYEIHAGNPSKLIRKRFSDDEIEFLLKFQWWNLPITEINNIVFLLQSGNILKLINRYKIS is encoded by the coding sequence ATGATTAAAAAATTTATTAATCTTTTTATTAAAAGGAAAAAATCAGATAAGCATAAAATTTATACTAATGAGTTTTCAGAGTTTAAACAATATGAAATTGGAAGTTATACATATGGTCATCCTTTAGTCTTAGATTGGAATGAAGGTACTACTCTTAAGATAGGAAAGTTTTGTTCAATAGCTGATGATGTAAAAATTTTTCTAGGAGGGAATCACAGAATAGATTGGGTTTCTACCTACCCATTTAACATTTTAAATAGTGATTTCCCTTCTGCAAAAAAAAATATCGGACACCCAGCCACCAAAGGTGATGTGGTTATTGGGAATGATGTTTGGATTGGTAGAGGTGTGACAATACTTTCAGGATGCAAAATAGGAGACGGAGCCGTAATTGCTGCTGAATCAGTGATTACTAAAAGTATTAATCCATATGAAATTCATGCTGGCAATCCTTCAAAATTGATTAGAAAAAGATTTAGTGATGATGAAATTGAATTTTTATTAAAATTTCAGTGGTGGAATTTACCAATTACAGAAATTAATAACATCGTTTTTTTACTTCAAAGTGGAAATATTTTAAAATTAATAAATAGGTATAAAATTTCGTAA
- the rffA gene encoding dTDP-4-amino-4,6-dideoxygalactose transaminase, whose protein sequence is MDSRIKFPFNKPYMTGNELKYIQQAVTLGKISGNGEFTSRCQTFFENRYSFHKCLLTTSCTDALEMSAILLNIQPGDEVIMPSFTFVSTANAFVLRGAKIKFVDSKAEHPNMDEMQIEALITPKTKAIVVVHYAGKPCEMDTIMDIAERHGLFVVEDAAQAIDSYYHGKPLGSIGHLAAFSFHETKNIQCGEGGMLVINDPQFAKRAEIIWEKGTDRAAFFRGEVNKYGWVDMGSSFLPSELQAAFLWAQLENLQDIQAKRQAIWQDYQGFFSEDAQQPTILSDKYLKKFTKGIEEAQLTEKYKVCTEDSSPNAHLFYLIFEQLSQRTAFINQMKEQNTLCVFHYQSLHQSDFIKAYQGENQTTLPNADRYSDCLVRLPLFYELG, encoded by the coding sequence ATGGATTCCAGAATCAAATTCCCATTTAATAAGCCCTATATGACGGGAAACGAACTGAAATACATTCAGCAAGCTGTCACATTAGGGAAAATTTCTGGGAATGGAGAGTTTACAAGCCGTTGTCAAACCTTCTTCGAAAATCGGTACAGCTTCCACAAATGCCTCCTCACCACCTCCTGCACGGATGCACTAGAGATGTCGGCGATCTTGCTCAACATCCAACCGGGTGATGAGGTCATCATGCCCAGCTTTACCTTCGTCTCCACGGCCAACGCCTTCGTCCTTCGTGGCGCTAAGATTAAGTTTGTGGACAGCAAAGCCGAGCATCCTAACATGGATGAAATGCAAATCGAAGCACTGATCACTCCCAAAACCAAAGCGATTGTGGTAGTGCACTATGCAGGAAAACCCTGTGAGATGGATACGATCATGGACATCGCTGAGCGACATGGACTCTTTGTCGTGGAGGATGCCGCACAGGCCATAGACAGCTACTACCATGGCAAACCACTAGGAAGCATCGGCCACCTGGCAGCCTTCAGCTTCCACGAAACCAAAAACATCCAGTGCGGAGAAGGAGGGATGCTCGTCATCAACGATCCCCAATTCGCCAAGCGGGCAGAGATCATCTGGGAAAAAGGAACCGACAGAGCCGCCTTCTTCAGAGGGGAGGTCAACAAATACGGATGGGTGGATATGGGCAGCAGCTTCCTACCCTCAGAACTCCAAGCGGCTTTCTTATGGGCGCAACTCGAAAACCTCCAAGATATCCAAGCCAAACGCCAAGCCATCTGGCAGGATTATCAAGGTTTCTTTTCAGAGGATGCGCAGCAGCCAACAATCCTAAGCGACAAGTACCTGAAAAAATTCACCAAAGGGATAGAAGAAGCCCAACTCACTGAAAAATACAAGGTCTGCACAGAAGACAGCTCACCCAATGCACACCTCTTCTATCTAATCTTCGAGCAACTGTCCCAGAGAACAGCTTTTATCAACCAAATGAAAGAGCAAAATACACTCTGTGTTTTCCACTATCAGTCTCTACATCAAAGCGACTTTATCAAAGCCTACCAAGGAGAAAATCAAACAACACTCCCAAATGCAGATCGGTATTCGGATTGCCTAGTGAGGTTGCCTTTGTTTTATGAGTTAGGGTAA
- a CDS encoding glycosyltransferase family protein, producing the protein MISIIVCSINSNLFNKLSNSIESTVGLEYEIIKIDNSLEKLSIAQAYNKGASRAKFEILVFVHEDIVFHTVDWGNILISHFKNLNNPGVLGVAGNSYLPISPSDWWGSSSENRHYNYIKGDKFNSSNSGTLIKTNDSSPIEVYCLDGIFLALKKSVFMKHRFNENLSGFHGYDTSLTLRVAKNSKNYFIPDILMEHFSEGHVNKVYWVNTILACSEAKNRNHNIKLKVEFLVFKRFVSKSIQFRVSPIVFLKSINSIIFQLFVRFIKQPL; encoded by the coding sequence ATGATCTCAATTATTGTTTGTTCAATTAATTCTAACTTATTCAATAAACTTTCAAATTCTATTGAAAGTACAGTTGGATTGGAATATGAAATAATTAAGATTGATAATAGTTTAGAAAAGCTTTCAATTGCACAGGCTTACAACAAAGGAGCAAGTCGAGCTAAATTTGAAATTTTGGTTTTTGTTCACGAGGATATAGTTTTTCATACTGTTGATTGGGGAAATATATTGATAAGCCACTTTAAAAATCTAAATAATCCAGGCGTTTTAGGGGTTGCAGGAAATTCTTATCTCCCTATTTCCCCTTCTGATTGGTGGGGATCTTCGAGTGAGAATAGACATTATAATTATATTAAGGGAGATAAATTTAACTCTTCAAATTCAGGAACTTTAATTAAAACTAATGATTCTTCTCCAATTGAAGTTTATTGTTTAGATGGTATATTTTTAGCCTTAAAAAAAAGTGTTTTCATGAAACATAGATTTAATGAAAATTTATCAGGTTTTCACGGGTATGATACTTCGCTTACGCTAAGAGTTGCTAAGAATTCCAAAAATTATTTTATTCCTGATATATTAATGGAGCATTTTTCCGAAGGACATGTCAATAAAGTATATTGGGTAAACACCATTTTAGCTTGTTCTGAGGCGAAAAATAGAAATCACAATATTAAACTAAAAGTGGAATTTCTTGTTTTTAAAAGATTTGTTAGTAAATCTATTCAATTTAGAGTAAGTCCAATTGTTTTTCTTAAATCAATTAATTCCATTATTTTTCAATTATTTGTTAGATTCATAAAACAACCATTATAG
- a CDS encoding acetyltransferase: MKRIAIIGSGSLGIQFQHWIENYSNDEFVGYFDDFSKHEKVLGKIDELFSQQDAFDELLIAIGYNHLAFKHQLAQKIKAFEIPFYTFIHPTAYVDCTATIGMGSVVYPNATIDQRVTIGEHTVLNNGVIISHDSSIGDCSFLAPGVQVSGNVSIGHCSFIGTGTILKNNLEIVPHTIIGAGSLVLQTIARPGTYFGHPIK; encoded by the coding sequence ATGAAAAGGATAGCAATTATTGGAAGCGGAAGTTTAGGCATTCAATTTCAACATTGGATTGAAAATTACTCCAATGATGAATTTGTTGGCTATTTTGATGATTTCTCAAAACATGAAAAAGTTCTTGGGAAAATCGATGAACTCTTTTCTCAACAAGATGCATTTGATGAATTGCTGATTGCTATAGGGTACAATCATTTAGCATTTAAGCACCAATTGGCTCAAAAAATCAAGGCCTTTGAAATTCCTTTTTACACATTCATTCATCCCACTGCTTATGTAGATTGCACAGCTACCATAGGTATGGGGTCTGTAGTCTACCCAAACGCGACGATTGACCAAAGAGTCACAATTGGTGAACACACTGTTCTAAACAATGGTGTAATCATTTCTCATGATTCCTCTATAGGTGATTGCAGTTTTTTAGCGCCCGGAGTTCAAGTATCAGGTAATGTTAGCATTGGCCATTGTTCATTTATCGGAACAGGTACCATTTTGAAAAATAACCTTGAGATAGTACCTCATACGATCATTGGAGCTGGATCCTTAGTTTTACAGACTATTGCAAGACCAGGAACTTATTTTGGACATCCTATAAAATGA
- a CDS encoding ATP-binding protein, with protein sequence MESLFELYFKLLKTTNMSFQRSMMDKIQWNHRLIGITGARGVGKTTLLLQYLRKRLDKDRNSSLCVSLDHIWFSKNTLLDLADQFSKSGGKVLVLDEVHKYANWSREIKNIYDFYPELQIVFTGSSLLEILNSAADLSRRAVLYSLRGLSFREFLNYDQGCDLPIYSLDTILNQYQEIADEIVSKVKPLQYWNDYLNHGYYPFYKEFGELYHQQILAVVNLILEVELPLLRKVDVAYIPKIKQLLAIIADLVPFTPNISKLSEKIGINRATLLTYLHFLEESGLIYGLHQNNEGISLLQKPEKIYLNNPNLAFALGTNVDIGNIRETFFLNQVSVNHKLNLPHNSDFQIDKNWIIEVGGKNKKSNPTCDYYAIDQIETGIHNKIPLWLFGFLY encoded by the coding sequence ATGGAATCACTCTTTGAACTTTATTTTAAACTCTTGAAAACTACCAATATGAGTTTTCAGAGAAGTATGATGGATAAAATTCAGTGGAATCATAGGCTAATTGGAATCACAGGTGCTCGAGGTGTAGGGAAAACTACCCTCTTACTCCAGTACCTCAGAAAAAGATTAGACAAGGATAGAAACTCTTCTTTATGTGTTTCATTAGACCATATTTGGTTCTCTAAAAATACACTTCTTGATCTAGCAGATCAATTCTCAAAATCAGGAGGTAAAGTCTTGGTTTTAGATGAAGTTCATAAATACGCCAACTGGTCCAGAGAAATTAAAAATATTTATGACTTTTACCCTGAATTACAAATAGTCTTTACAGGATCCTCTCTCCTCGAGATTTTAAATTCAGCAGCTGATTTGAGCCGAAGAGCTGTTCTTTATTCATTGAGAGGACTATCTTTCCGTGAATTTCTAAACTATGATCAAGGCTGTGACCTCCCTATTTATAGCTTAGATACTATTCTCAATCAATATCAAGAGATCGCAGATGAAATCGTTTCTAAGGTAAAACCCCTGCAGTATTGGAATGATTATCTCAATCACGGATATTATCCATTCTACAAAGAATTTGGTGAATTATACCATCAACAAATTCTAGCTGTCGTCAATCTTATCTTAGAAGTAGAACTTCCCTTGTTAAGAAAAGTTGATGTGGCTTATATTCCTAAGATAAAACAACTCCTAGCCATTATCGCAGACTTAGTACCCTTCACACCAAATATTTCAAAACTGAGTGAAAAAATCGGTATCAACCGTGCAACACTATTGACCTATCTTCATTTTCTGGAGGAGAGTGGTTTGATCTATGGCTTACATCAAAATAACGAAGGTATATCATTACTTCAAAAGCCAGAAAAAATCTATCTTAACAATCCCAATCTTGCTTTTGCCTTAGGCACGAATGTAGATATAGGAAATATTAGAGAAACTTTCTTTCTCAATCAAGTAAGTGTAAACCACAAACTCAATCTTCCTCATAATTCTGATTTTCAAATCGATAAAAATTGGATCATTGAGGTAGGTGGTAAAAATAAAAAATCAAATCCAACTTGTGATTACTATGCCATAGATCAAATAGAAACAGGCATACACAACAAAATCCCGCTTTGGCTCTTCGGTTTCCTATATTAA
- a CDS encoding type II toxin-antitoxin system MqsA family antitoxin, which produces MECSICKNGETASGFVTVTLERGGTIVLIKNVPADVCQNCNHYYLDAQTTKMILDKGQEAYDKGAELEVVKLNVA; this is translated from the coding sequence ATGGAATGTTCTATCTGTAAAAATGGTGAAACTGCTTCAGGTTTCGTAACTGTCACGCTAGAGCGTGGTGGAACAATCGTTTTAATTAAAAATGTTCCAGCTGATGTTTGTCAAAATTGCAATCATTATTATCTAGATGCCCAAACCACAAAAATGATTTTAGATAAAGGCCAGGAAGCTTATGACAAAGGAGCTGAATTAGAAGTTGTAAAATTGAATGTAGCCTAG